From Paenibacillus polymyxa, the proteins below share one genomic window:
- a CDS encoding Maf family protein — MDGKITPRIILASTSPRRKELLAYLRLPFEVVPSHADESTPESWTPQQIVETLAARKAEAVVRTAAQSEEVGLVIGSDTIVVLEDSVLGKPADHADAVRMLTALQGRTHRVYTGVACIHTGTGKMLVRHRQTDVTMKPLSQEQIVAYVNTGEPSDKAGSYGIQGMGATLVESIQGCYFNVVGLPLSLLSDMLSDFGVNVLRP; from the coding sequence AGAAGGAAGGAATTACTCGCATATTTGAGACTCCCCTTTGAGGTGGTGCCGAGTCATGCGGATGAAAGCACGCCTGAGAGCTGGACGCCTCAGCAAATCGTGGAGACCCTTGCGGCCCGCAAAGCCGAAGCGGTCGTGCGCACTGCCGCACAGTCCGAGGAAGTTGGATTGGTGATTGGCAGTGATACGATTGTCGTGCTGGAGGATTCGGTATTGGGCAAGCCTGCCGACCATGCGGACGCAGTTCGCATGTTGACTGCATTGCAGGGAAGAACACACCGTGTGTACACCGGGGTAGCCTGCATACATACCGGAACCGGCAAGATGCTTGTTAGACATCGCCAAACGGATGTCACAATGAAGCCTTTGAGCCAAGAACAAATTGTGGCATACGTAAATACTGGTGAACCGTCTGACAAAGCAGGATCGTATGGCATTCAAGGCATGGGTGCTACGTTGGTGGAATCTATTCAGGGTTGTTATTTTAACGTCGTAGGATTGCCGCTTTCTTTGCTGTCGGACATGCTGTCCGATTTTGGAGTAAATGTGCTGCGTCCATAA
- the radC gene encoding RadC family protein, with amino-acid sequence MLESPILMLRDLPHEERPRERMMTYGADALSNAELLAILLRTGTQRESSVHLAQRILQQAGNLRQLVDMSLSELTQIKGIGNAKAIQLKAGIELGRRLALSRHLETPVISCPRDVADLLFEQLRYLQKEHFVCLFLNTKNHVIAQETLSMGSLNSAIVHPREVFRAAIKCSSASIICAHNHPSGDPKPSPEDIQLTRRLMEAGNIVGIDVLDHIVIGDGTFVSLKEQGLI; translated from the coding sequence ATGCTGGAGTCGCCAATACTGATGCTTCGCGACCTCCCCCATGAAGAACGACCAAGAGAGCGCATGATGACATATGGGGCGGATGCCTTGAGCAACGCGGAGTTGCTAGCAATACTACTGCGTACAGGAACACAAAGAGAATCATCTGTGCATTTAGCGCAGCGTATTTTGCAGCAGGCAGGGAATCTGCGTCAACTGGTGGATATGAGTCTGAGCGAGTTGACCCAGATTAAGGGTATTGGAAATGCTAAAGCGATACAGCTAAAAGCGGGTATCGAACTCGGGCGTCGATTGGCGTTGTCACGCCACTTGGAGACCCCGGTGATTAGTTGCCCGCGGGATGTGGCAGATCTGCTGTTCGAGCAGCTTCGTTATTTGCAGAAAGAGCATTTTGTTTGCCTGTTTCTAAATACCAAAAACCATGTCATTGCTCAGGAAACGCTATCTATGGGCAGCCTGAATTCCGCCATCGTGCATCCTCGTGAAGTATTCCGGGCTGCAATCAAGTGCAGCAGTGCTTCGATTATTTGCGCTCATAACCATCCGAGCGGTGATCCGAAGCCAAGCCCGGAAGATATCCAGTTGACCCGCCGCTTGATGGAAGCGGGCAACATCGTGGGTATCGACGTGCTTGATCATATTGTGATCGGGGACGGGACCTTTGTAAGTTTGAAGGAACAAGGTCTGATATAA
- a CDS encoding rod shape-determining protein — MLGGFTKDLGIDLGTANTLVYVRGKGIVVREPSVVALRTDTKTIEAVGESAKKMIGRTPGNIRAIRPMKDGVIADFDTTATMIKYFIRQAQAQRSLFPRHPNVMVCVPSGITAVEQRAVEDATKQAGAREAYTIEEPFAAAIGADLPVWEPTGSMVVDIGGGTTEVAVISLGGIVTSRSVRVAGDEMDESIIQYVKRQYNLMIGERTSEQLKMEVGSAMPLEQVETSEIRGRDLVTGLPKTITITSDEISEALSDTVNAIVDAVKVTLEKCPPELAADIMDRGIVLTGGGALLRNLDKLLAGETGMPVIVAENPLDCVAIGTGRALENIHLFKSRSSSAVRSKR; from the coding sequence ATGCTGGGTGGCTTTACAAAAGATTTGGGAATTGACTTGGGGACGGCAAACACGCTTGTATACGTAAGAGGTAAGGGAATCGTGGTTCGTGAACCATCTGTAGTCGCATTGCGTACAGATACAAAAACCATTGAGGCTGTTGGGGAATCTGCGAAAAAAATGATCGGTCGCACACCGGGAAATATCCGTGCAATTCGTCCAATGAAGGATGGGGTCATTGCCGATTTTGATACGACTGCAACGATGATTAAATATTTCATCCGTCAGGCGCAAGCACAACGTTCATTGTTTCCGCGCCATCCGAACGTGATGGTTTGCGTGCCTTCGGGCATTACTGCAGTGGAACAGCGTGCTGTTGAAGATGCGACCAAGCAAGCAGGCGCAAGAGAGGCTTACACGATTGAAGAGCCGTTTGCAGCGGCAATTGGCGCTGATCTGCCGGTATGGGAGCCTACGGGCAGTATGGTTGTCGATATCGGTGGAGGTACAACCGAAGTTGCGGTCATTTCCTTGGGAGGGATCGTAACAAGTCGTTCTGTACGAGTGGCTGGCGATGAAATGGACGAGTCTATTATTCAATACGTGAAACGTCAATACAACCTGATGATTGGTGAACGGACTTCTGAGCAGTTGAAAATGGAAGTTGGTTCAGCAATGCCATTAGAGCAAGTGGAAACATCGGAAATCCGCGGACGCGATCTGGTTACAGGCTTGCCGAAGACAATTACGATTACCTCCGATGAAATTAGCGAAGCATTGTCAGATACCGTGAATGCAATCGTGGACGCAGTCAAAGTAACATTGGAAAAATGCCCTCCCGAGCTGGCGGCGGACATCATGGATAGAGGAATTGTACTGACTGGTGGTGGAGCACTACTGCGCAACCTGGATAAGCTGTTGGCAGGTGAGACCGGAATGCCGGTGATCGTAGCGGAAAATCCTCTGGATTGTGTGGCAATCGGTACGGGTAGAGCACTGGAAAATATCCATTTGTTCAAATCGCGCAGCAGTTCTGCCGTCCGTTCCAAACGTTGA